The Haloferax sp. Atlit-12N genome window below encodes:
- a CDS encoding extracellular solute-binding protein has translation MDDDSHLRRRVSSVRASVRAALGSRADDDAESEGAGAQTHDDARSDGGGTPSAAIETRNGESTAAVDTDAALDDLDDLSAAIERCIEGDLTVRVEVPDDPALARHARLLNKLFEERQTAMRNVDAFADQVSASTRIVADAAEESREESRSVAGSVDDIAAGARRQSESVEEVADEMRNLSATIEEVAASADEIRHATDEAVDRGDRGKRAAETAIDELAAIGERTDATVERVAELDDRIDDITGIATKISDIAEQTNILALNASIEAARAGEAGSGFAVVADEVKSLAEETQAATADIESTIETIRAQSAATVEDITDTSERLDEGSETIQDALSALDGVVSDLEETNGSLHEISDATDSQAATSQEVVSQADGVGEISDETAALAADAAGSARRQTVSLSEAVTKIDALSDQAAQLQDSIDGYRLHAEATESGQTVVQFWHGMSGDKAAVLESLVDEFNADHDGVRVDTASKGSYRGTFDATLAAARSGTPPTIAQLYEVGTQRALDSGAFAPVESVLPDGASASELVPEIANYYRHDGALWSMPFNASNPVLYYNADAFERAGLDPDDPPATFDEVTSAAATLKTSGAVDYGATWANYSWFVEQWFAAAGECLFDADNGRSGTARTSNLDGPVGTRVFEWWRDLEQNDLLFDPGVEARRDAREAFLDGRAAMLVDSSSSASSVVRGAADRGFAAEVGRFPAPGSSREGVVVGGASLWVADGVESREQAAAGEFIAWLTRPEQQRRWHRRTGYFPVHRRTRDLLRDDGWFDEHPGFAVAFDQLAETDDTPATRGARVGPFTTVRTIVSEGLSELFDGRDLDAVLATMDEQVSARLSEYENSANR, from the coding sequence ATGGACGACGACAGCCACCTCCGGAGACGAGTGTCGTCGGTTCGCGCCTCCGTCCGGGCCGCGCTCGGGTCGCGCGCGGACGACGACGCTGAATCGGAAGGCGCAGGCGCGCAGACACACGACGACGCGCGAAGCGACGGCGGGGGAACTCCCTCGGCCGCTATCGAGACGAGGAACGGGGAGTCGACCGCCGCCGTCGATACCGACGCCGCGCTCGACGACCTCGACGACCTCTCCGCGGCTATCGAACGCTGTATCGAGGGCGACCTGACGGTCCGGGTCGAAGTCCCCGACGACCCGGCGCTCGCGCGCCACGCCCGCCTCCTCAACAAACTGTTCGAGGAGCGGCAGACCGCGATGCGGAACGTCGACGCCTTCGCCGACCAGGTCTCGGCATCGACCCGAATCGTGGCTGACGCCGCCGAGGAGAGCCGCGAGGAGAGCCGGTCGGTCGCGGGCTCCGTCGACGACATCGCGGCGGGCGCGCGCCGGCAGAGCGAGAGCGTCGAGGAGGTCGCAGACGAGATGCGGAACCTCTCGGCCACCATCGAGGAGGTCGCGGCCTCCGCCGACGAAATCAGGCACGCGACCGACGAGGCCGTCGACCGCGGCGACCGAGGGAAGCGCGCCGCCGAGACCGCCATCGACGAGTTGGCGGCCATCGGCGAGCGGACCGACGCGACGGTCGAGCGCGTCGCGGAACTCGACGACCGCATCGACGACATCACCGGCATCGCGACCAAAATCTCGGACATCGCGGAGCAGACGAACATCCTCGCGCTCAACGCCTCCATCGAGGCCGCCCGCGCGGGAGAGGCCGGTTCGGGCTTCGCCGTCGTCGCGGACGAGGTGAAGTCGCTCGCCGAGGAGACGCAGGCCGCGACCGCCGACATCGAATCGACAATCGAGACGATTCGCGCCCAGTCGGCCGCGACGGTCGAGGACATCACCGACACGAGCGAGCGCCTCGACGAGGGGAGCGAGACGATTCAGGACGCGCTGTCGGCGCTCGACGGCGTCGTCTCCGACCTCGAGGAGACGAACGGGAGCCTCCACGAGATTTCTGACGCCACGGACTCGCAGGCGGCGACCTCCCAAGAGGTCGTGAGCCAAGCGGACGGCGTCGGCGAGATAAGCGACGAAACCGCGGCGCTCGCGGCCGACGCCGCCGGGTCGGCGCGCCGACAGACCGTATCGCTCTCCGAGGCGGTGACGAAGATAGACGCGCTTTCGGACCAGGCGGCCCAGCTTCAGGACTCCATCGACGGCTACCGCCTCCACGCCGAGGCGACCGAGTCCGGACAGACCGTCGTCCAGTTCTGGCACGGCATGTCCGGCGACAAGGCGGCGGTGTTAGAGTCGCTCGTCGACGAGTTCAACGCCGACCACGACGGCGTCCGCGTCGACACCGCGTCGAAGGGGAGCTACCGCGGCACGTTCGACGCGACCCTCGCCGCGGCCCGGTCTGGAACGCCGCCGACCATCGCGCAACTGTACGAGGTCGGGACCCAGCGTGCCCTCGACAGCGGGGCGTTCGCCCCCGTCGAATCGGTGCTCCCCGACGGGGCGTCCGCGAGCGAACTCGTCCCCGAAATCGCGAACTACTACCGCCACGACGGCGCGCTCTGGTCGATGCCGTTCAACGCCTCGAACCCCGTGTTGTACTACAACGCCGACGCGTTCGAGCGGGCCGGACTCGACCCCGACGACCCGCCGGCGACGTTCGACGAGGTCACCTCGGCCGCGGCGACGCTGAAGACGAGCGGCGCGGTCGACTACGGCGCGACGTGGGCGAACTACAGCTGGTTCGTCGAGCAGTGGTTCGCGGCCGCCGGCGAGTGCCTCTTCGACGCCGACAACGGGCGGAGCGGTACCGCCCGAACCTCGAATCTCGACGGTCCGGTCGGGACGCGGGTGTTCGAGTGGTGGCGCGACCTCGAACAAAACGACCTGCTGTTCGACCCCGGCGTCGAGGCCCGGCGAGACGCGCGCGAGGCGTTCCTCGACGGCCGCGCCGCGATGCTCGTGGATTCCAGTTCGAGCGCCTCGTCGGTCGTTCGAGGGGCCGCCGACCGTGGGTTCGCCGCCGAAGTCGGGCGGTTCCCCGCGCCCGGGTCGTCACGCGAGGGCGTTGTCGTCGGCGGCGCGTCGCTGTGGGTCGCAGACGGCGTCGAATCCCGGGAACAGGCCGCCGCAGGTGAATTCATCGCGTGGCTGACCCGGCCCGAACAACAGCGCCGCTGGCACCGCCGGACGGGCTACTTCCCGGTTCACCGGCGGACGCGGGACCTCCTCCGCGACGACGGCTGGTTCGACGAGCACCCCGGCTTCGCGGTCGCGTTCGACCAACTGGCCGAGACTGACGACACGCCGGCCACCCGCGGCGCTCGCGTCGGCCCCTTCACGACTGTCAGGACCATCGTGTCGGAGGGACTGTCCGAACTGTTCGACGGCCGCGACCTCGACGCCGTGTTGGCGACGATGGACGAGCAGGTGTCGGCCCGGCTGTCGGAGTACGAGAACTCGGCGAACCGCTGA
- a CDS encoding ferredoxin → MSEESERPKPSDFGTDENAPPVDEKPYKIIFEANKCFGAGRCAEVADNWEMDLETGLARAKSYFVGEDELDENIEAAEVCPAKKGRGVIHVIDRRTDEELSPDPDGDGTLSVDW, encoded by the coding sequence ATGAGCGAGGAGTCCGAGCGTCCGAAGCCGAGCGACTTCGGAACCGACGAGAACGCCCCGCCGGTCGACGAAAAGCCCTACAAGATAATCTTCGAGGCGAACAAGTGCTTCGGGGCCGGCCGGTGCGCCGAGGTCGCCGACAACTGGGAGATGGACCTCGAAACCGGCCTCGCCCGCGCGAAGTCCTACTTCGTCGGCGAGGACGAACTCGACGAGAACATCGAGGCTGCGGAGGTCTGCCCGGCGAAGAAGGGCCGCGGCGTCATCCACGTCATCGACCGCCGAACCGACGAGGAGCTATCGCCCGACCCCGACGGCGACGGGACGCTCTCGGTCGACTGGTAA
- a CDS encoding ester cyclase: MSTRTVTEENRTLIRTEFDRAWNRDELDALDELYADTVRIATTRSGSDEALVTREDIKELHGEWDGAFPDATTEINELVAEGDAVMVWWTLRGTHLGTFRGIEPTGSQVEVDGFSYRRIDEGTIVEVKDAASMATLFSQLGVELPA, translated from the coding sequence ATGTCGACACGAACGGTCACAGAGGAGAACCGCACCCTGATTCGAACCGAGTTCGACCGGGCGTGGAACCGCGACGAACTCGACGCGCTCGACGAACTGTACGCCGACACCGTCCGCATCGCCACGACGCGAAGCGGGTCCGACGAGGCGCTCGTCACGCGCGAAGACATCAAGGAACTGCACGGCGAGTGGGACGGCGCGTTCCCGGACGCGACGACCGAAATCAACGAGCTAGTCGCCGAGGGCGACGCCGTGATGGTCTGGTGGACCCTCCGCGGCACGCATCTCGGGACGTTCCGCGGCATCGAGCCGACGGGCTCGCAGGTCGAAGTCGACGGGTTCAGCTACCGCCGCATCGACGAAGGAACCATCGTCGAAGTGAAAGACGCCGCGAGCATGGCGACGCTGTTCTCGCAACTCGGCGTCGAACTACCGGCGTAG